CCGGCCACGGCCCGCGAAGTCGCGCCGATGGCGCGCATCACGCCGATCTCCCGGCGGCGTTCGTAGACGTTGATCGAGAATGTGCTCAGCAGACCCACGGCGCCAATTCCGGCCGCCAGGATAGCCATCGCCAGAAGCAGGTAGACGATGATGTCGAATTGCGCTTCGGACTGAGCGCGCGTCTCGTCAGCAGTCTGCACCATGGACGGCTCCATGTGCCGGGCAGTGAAGGTTGACTTGAGATCCTTCGCCAATTGCTCCCGGCCCTGGGGGCTGTCTTCGGCCGAGCGCACCATCAGCATCCATCCCCGTCCGGCGTTCTGCGTCGCCCGTGCCAGAGAGTCGTAGGGAACGAAGTTGTCGGTCAGCTCGTTGCCGATCTTGAGCATCAGCCCGACGACCTCCCAGTCGACCTCCTTCTCTCCAATGGCAAGCTGGATACGATCGCCGACCTCGATCCCTTCGTCCGTCGCCAGGTCGAGGTTGAGCACGATGGCGTTCCGGTCATCCGGCTGCAAGTTGCGCCCGCCGACGATCCGCGGCGCAAACAGCTGCGAGTCCCCGGGAACGCCCCAAATGAACATCTGCTTGGGCTCGCCCACCAAGCTGTCCAGCTCCGCCGGCATTTGGGACCAGACCTCGGCGCGCGCCGTGCCCGGGGTTTCCTCGGCAACCTCCTTGAGGCGGCGGATGCTGATCGGCCGATCGAACGTCATCAGCACATCGAACCCCAGGCCTTGCAGCAGCACGTCGATCGTACGATCCGCCGAAGCCTTCAGGCTCATCACCATCATGAAGGTCAGCCCGGCCAGGACCAGGGTGATCATCGTCAGCGCCAGGCGGGTCTTGCGGCGGAAGGTGTTGCGCAGGCTGAGCGCCAGCGGCCGCGGCAGCCCCTTCACCCGGCCGACCAGACGATCGAGCCAGCTAGAGCCGAAGTGGCCGCCGATGCCGTAGGTGCTGAGCGCCCGGGCGACGCGGATGCGCGATCCTCCGTAGGCGGGGATCAGCGCCGCCGTCACCGGGACGACCAGCGCCATCACCACCTGCAGGATCGCCGCCTGCGGGATAATGCGCATCGCCCCGACCGGGATGTTAAGCAGGTCGAGCAGCATACCTGCCAGGCTCCTGGCCGCCACCGCCGCCAGCGGGATGGCGAAGATCAGAGCGAATACCCCGTAGAAGAGCGCCGTCACCAGATAGACGCGCAGCACTCGTCCCCGGGTCGCCCCCACCGCCTTCATCACCCCGATCTGCCATACCTGCTGGGTGACCGTAGCGTTCATGATGTTGGCGATCAGGAATCCGCTCAGCCCCAGAGACAGCAGCCCCAGCACGCTCAGGATCAGCAGCACACCGTCGATCGAGGACTGGAACCAGTGGACGTCGGACTTGAAGGTCTCGGCGTACCACACGGTGAAGCCCTGCTTCTCGACCCGCTGGGTATAGTAGGTCCCGGCTTCCTTCTCATCCTGCCAGTCCAGGCCGGCGCTCTCGGGCGACTCAAGCAGCAAGTTCAGGGCGGTGAACCCGGCGTCCCGGCCTTCGAGCCAGGCGGCCGTCTCCAGCGTCGTGTAGAAGACCGGGTCACCGCCGAACTGCGGCGGGAACACCCGCGTGTTGCGCGCCACGCCCACGATCGGCAGCGAGCGCACGCGCCCCGGCGCGTCGACCTCGATGGTGGCGCCCATTGGGATGTCGAAGTAGCTCGACGACAACCGCTCGACGGCCACCACATGGTTGGCGGGACTGGCCTGGGCATGGTGCCCCGGCCACACACCGTCGATCAGGTCGAACAGATTGACCTGCTGGTCCAGGTAGTCCAGACGGGCCTGCAGCGTGCCATCGCGCCAGTCCGTTTCGCCCTCCAAACGCCAGCGGATGGTGGTGTAGTCTTCGCCCTCGGCGGCGGCCACCCCCCGCTCCTGACGCATCGACTCGACGAAGGCTTGCTCGAAGCGATCGGTGTACAGGATGACGTTGGGGAACCGGCTGGCGCTGTGCGACTCGGACATGCGTGCCCGCATCAGGCCCGACAGGCCGAAGACCATCCCCAGGGCGAACACGCCGACGGTCGTTGCCAACACCACCAGCAGCGTGCGCAGGCGGTTGATCCACAGGTCGCGCAGCACCTTGCGCCAGATGACGCTCATCGGGTGTAGCCCCCATTGACGTCCTCGTCGCGCTGGATCCGGCCATCGAGCAGGTGCAGGATACGCTCGGCGCGTTCGCTCAGCGCCTTGTCGTGGGTGACGACGACCATGGTCTTGCCCTCGCTGTCGAGGGCATCGAACAGGTCGAAGACCTCGCGCGCGGTCTTCGAGTCCAGATTGCCCGTTGGCTCGTCGGCCACGACCAGCGGCGGGTCGTTGGCCAGCGCCCGGGCGATGGCTGCCCGCTGCTGTTGGCCGCCGCTCAGCGTGCTCGGGAGCTTGTGGGCTTGCTCAGGGATGCCCACCCGTTGCAGCCAGTGCATCGCCCGCCCTTCGCGCTCGGACCGGGCATACACCCCACAGAAGTCCATCGGTAGGATCACATTTTCGAGCACGGTCAGCGTCGGCAGCAGTTGGAAGAACTGGAAGACCACCCCCACCTGCCGGCCGCGCCAGCGGGCCAGGTCGTTCTCGTTCAAGCCGTGGATCTCGTGGCCGGCGACGTGGATCTCCCCGTCGGTCGGCGCGTCGATGCCGGTGATCATGTTGAGCAACGTCGACTTGCCCGAGCCCGAAGGCCCGACGATGCTCACAAACTCCCCCGGGTCGACCTGCAGGTTGATGTCCTTGAGCACCATCACGCTGCCGGCCTCGGTGTCGTAGGCCTTGAAGACCTGCCTCAGATCGATGATCTTGCCGTTCGACGTTTCCATGCCCTACCCCTGATCGCGGATAAGCTGGCCGGCCTTCTGCTGCAGGCGGCTGCCTTCTACTATACGTACGTCCGCAAGCCCCGGGTGCCGCGGAGGCTTGCGGGACCCGGCGCTGCCAATAATACGATGGAAATTGAGCCGATCCGAAGGCAGGGCTGGCCGGAGATCGGGAGCCGGACTGGGCGGTGTCTCCTGCGGAGCCCAGCCCTCAGCTCGACAAGCCTGATCCCTGCCGGACGGCCACGGCCCGAGCCTATTCATCCCCGGCACTGCGTTCTGTAGGTGTCCAAGCAGGAGGCCATGCCGCCAGGCAGGCCAGGGGCCCATCCCCTCGGAATAGAGATCGTTCCCTTGCCACCGGCTGCCCGCCTCCAGGCCACCGAGGTTCTGACCCGGGCCTTCATGCACGATCCCTCCTATCGCCGCATCTTCCCAGAGGAAGATCGCCGCAGGTCCATGACCGGGCTGTGGCAGGCGCGGTTGACCACTTGCCTGCGCTATGGCCAGGTGCTCACCACCCCCGGTCGGGCGGGCGTTTCGTGCTGGCTCTCCCCAGGAAACACGGATCTGACCTGCTGGAAGATCTTGCGGACGGGGGTGGCCCTGCCCCCGGCAGTAGTCCGCTTCCAGCCCGAACCTCGCTGGCGGTTCATGGACATGGTCAATGCCACAGATCGGCTACGCCTGCAGCAGATGCGCCTGCCTCACTGGTACCTGTGGGCGCTCGGTGCCGACCTGGGGCGGCAGCGGCATGGCATCGGCATCGCGCTGCTCGAACCCATCCTCGAGCGGGCGGTTCGGGACGGCACACCATGCTACCTGGAGACGGAGACCGAGGCCAACCCTAGCTTCTACCCCCGGCGAGGCTTCGAGGACGAGATCGCCCGGCTGCAGCTGTGGTCGATGGCGCGCCCGCCGCGCCCGGGAAGCGAGACCGGCAGCGGCGTCGCCTGAGAAGCACGAGACCTGCGTCACGGCCGGCGGTGGAGGCAGTGCCCCACGCGGCCCCCGTACACGGCAAGATTGCGCGGTGGGGGTTCGGGCTCCGCCCGAACCCCCACCGCGTTTTCCTTCGGCCGCGCTGGCCGGCTGGCACAGGCCCGATGCGTGTCGATCCCGGATGGATCGCCCGCAGGGTCTGGCGGTAGGAGCGGCTCTGGCGCCGGCAGCCATCAGGTCGATAGGCGGGCAGAAAGCGAATGCCGCCGAGGTCTGTCTCGGCGGCGATGGTGGGCGGTATAGGACTTGAACCTACGACCTTTGCGATGTCAACGCAACGCTCTAACCAACTGAGCTAACCGCCCGCGAGATCGAATTATACCCCGGGACCACACCGGGCCAGCCCACCATGAGTTCCACTTGCAAGTGCAACGCTAGGAGAATAGCGTTGTATGGTGACTTATGTCCACCTCTCGGCAGCCTGCCGGGGGATTCGTCGTCTGGGGGAGGGCAAGCGCGTGGCCTCGCCCTCCGGTCTAGGCCCAGTTGTATCCATTGCCCTCGCTTCCCAGTAGATGAACCTCGTGAGCCACCATTGCCAGATCTACCTGGACACCCGTTGATCACCGGGGGTTCATTGCCAGCGTGACCACCTGCTCTCTGGTGAGGCGACTTCCCATCGACCACGCCTGGGTGAAGGCCTCATTGCCGAGTGCGCGCCGGGTATCGGCCACGGCCTGGTCATAGTCGCCCTGGTTGACGGGCGCGTGGGGCACCCCCACGGATTCTCGCATCGAGGCCGCTGCCCCGAAGAGCTGCGCCGCAAGAGCCGCCTGGCCATCCCCGACCGCTAAGCGGGCAAACCCTTCCAGCGTCTCCGCCACGCCGCCGACCTCTCCAATCGCGTGGCGCAGGCTGAGGCTCTCGCTCAAGTAGGCGCGTGCCTTTTCGATCTCCCCTTCCTTCAGGCTCAGGTCCCCGAGGTTGTACAGCACCCCGGCGATCATTCGACGATCGCCCAGGTCGCGGAAGAGCGGCAGACTCTCCTCGAATCGCTGTCGCGCCGCCGGATAGTCTTCCATCAGCAGCGCCACGGCGCCCAGGTTGTTGAGCGTCGAGGCCAGTCCATTCGGGTTGTCCAGCGCCCTCCAAGAAGGCAGGCAGGATTCTAGGTAGCTGCGGGCGCGCTCGTACTCCCCGCGCTCGATCGACATCGCCCCCAGGCTGTTGAGCGACATCACCTCGCCCTGGGTATCGCCCAGATCACGGCTGAGCTCGACGCTGGTCAGCAGATGCGCCTCGGCCTGCTCAAAGTGCCGCTGCATCGCCGCCAGGATCCCGGCCCGGTTGTGCAGCCGCACCCGCAGCGAGATCGATGGGCCCTGGGGCAGGTTCAGCAGGCTCTCGATCCACTGCTGCCCCTCGGCCAGGGTGCCGCGGATCATCCAGTAGCGCGCCAGCGCCAGGGACAGCAAGGAGGCCAGCTCCGTCTCCCCCTGTGCGATCCCCCAGGCCAGGGCCTGGCGGAGGTTGCCGACCTCTTGATCGAGCCGCGGCAGCCACTCAACTTGCGACGGCCCCGCCAGCTGCGGCCCGGCTTCTTCGGCCAGGCCCTTGTAGTACTGGAGGTGATTGTGCTGGACCTCGTGGGCGTCGTCGGCGGACAGCAGCATCGCCTGCGCATGCTGCTGCATCAGGGCATGAAAGCCAAACCGGCCTGAGCGGTCCCGTCGGATCAGTGACTTGTCGCTTAGCACCTGTAGGTCTTCCGGCTGTGCATCGGCAACTTTGGCGGCAGCGTCTGCCTCCCAGCCGTCGCGAAAAACTGAGAGGCGCCGCAAGAACCGGCGATTGTCCTCCCCCAACAGGCTCCATGAATGGTCAAGAGCCGCTGCCAGGCTGCGGTGCCGGTCCGGCAGATCATGATGCTGCCCCGCCAGGCTGCGCATGTCAGCCTCCAGCCCTTCGGCGATCTCCTGACAGGTACGGGTGTCCACCGCCGAAGCGGCTAGTTCGATGGCCAGGGGGATCCCCTCCACCAGGCGGCAAATTCGATGCACGTCCGCCAGCTCCCGGCCCTCCGCACCGAGGCGGCGGTTGATGCGCCGGCCGCGCTCGAGGAACAACTCGACGGACTCGACATGCTGGATCCCCGGCTGGGGCGACTGGGGAGCAACCTCCAGTCCCTCGACCTCGTAACACCACTCGGCCTGGAGGCCCAGTCGTTCCTGCGAGGTGACCAGGATGGATAGCTTGCGAGCGTTCTCAAGCAAGGACATCAGCAGAGCTCGAGCAGCAGGCAACAGGTGTTCCAGGCTGTCGAGCACCAGCAGTAGTTCGCGATCCCTTAGGGCCTCCAGCAACTGTTCGCCGGGATCGGCCGGCCCGGCCGGATCGATGGCCAGGGCCGCCAGGATCGCCGTCGGGATCTGTTCCGCTTTATCCAGCGTCTCGGCCGGGACAAAGGCCACACCCCCAGTGAATGAGCTGCGAACCTGCTGGGCCGCCGCCAGCGCAAGGCGCGACTTGCCCACCCCGCTGCCTCCCATGAGTGTCACCAACCGATGGCCAGGATCCTCCAGGCGGTCGGCAAGCTCGGCGAGCTCCCGCTGCCTGCCGATGAGGGGCGCGGCGGGCAGCGGCAGGGGCCTGGGCGCCTCGACCTTCGCCGCCGCTGGTCCGGGGAGGTTGCCGTCCAGGATCTGCGCCTGCAGGCGCACCGTTTCGGGCGCCGGCGCCACACCCAGTTCCTCCGACAGCACACGCCGGCAGGCCTCATACTGCGCCAGGGCCTCGCTGCGCCGGCCCACCGTTGCCAGCAGGCGCATTCGTTCCCGGTGGGCCTCTTCCATCCACGGGTCGAGGTCGAGCTGCCGGCCGAGCATGCTTAGAGCGTGCTCCAGTTCGCCCGTGGCTTCGTAGAAGTTCGCCTGCCGCACCAGGGCGCCAGCCATGCGCCGGTGCAGGCGTTCCCGCTGGATGGCCGCCCATTCCTCGAAGGGATCCGCTTCTTTCAAATGAAAGCCGGCCAGGAAGTCGCGCCGGTACAAGTGGATCGCTTGTTCCTGCCGGCGCGCACAAGCCCTGCATCGGTCCGGGTGCCGGTGCACATGCCCCTTGCAGGCGTCCAGCAGTCGGGTGAATTCGCCAACGTCCGTCCAGTGGTCGCTGACTTCGTTGAACTGCAGGGAGTCGCGACGGATGCTGAGGAAGGGAGGCTGTGCCTGTTCGTCACCGATTGCCTCCCGCAGATTGGCAAGCGCCTGGCGCAAGTTGGTGCGGGCGGTGGCCTCGGGCATGTCCGGCCACAACAGCCCGACGAGCGCCTCACGTGCATGCGGCTGGTGGCTCTCCTTCAGCAGAAAGTACAGCAGAGCCCGAGCCTTCTGAAAGGCGAAGCCCTCAACAGGCGCACCGTCGAGCCCGACAGAAGGGGATCCAAGAAGACGCAGTTCGAGACGTGCCAAGATGCCGCCGTGGGCCCGATTTCGCGTCGGCGCTCCGGACCTGCGCAGGCGGAGCGCCGACGGTGACGAGCCAGAACTCGAATGACGAGGGTGTAGATTGCGCCGGCTCAGGGGCGAACCAACGCCATGACGACCCCAAGGCGAATTCTAGGCGGACTCACCCTGCGCCGCAAGGCTCCCGGTTGTCCCATGCACCGGTTCGGCGCGGCCCTCAATGAGTCGTTGTGTTGCCGGGTTGCGGCCCTCCCCCCAATCTGGATCGGGGCCTCGGCCTACAGGCAGCCGCCTCTTTCCTGAGGAGGATGGAGGCGCCGTCCCATAAGCAAGCAGCCGGCAACGCTGCCGGCCGCCGATCTCACATTCGGAACGCTTGGGCATGCCCCACCTCCCCACGGGCGTCCCTGCGGCTGGGTTGTGTCACGGGACCCAGGCCGCCTGGCTGACACGGCTTCCCAAGTCACCTACCGGTCGCGGCTCGAAGTCCGGCGGCGAGGCGGCGTACAGGATGCCATCCTGCGCCGCGATCAACAACGTACTGCCTGCCGCGGGATCCCAAACCATCGTGGCGACATCGGTCTCCAGAATGGTGCGGAAATCCTCGCCGGGGGATCGCACGACCACCCGACCCTGCTGGTTCTCGATCACCTCCCAGGCTTCGAAGCCCTGGGTCGAAAGCGCCGGGTGGTAGGAGGCATCCGCCACCGGCGGGGCGGACAGCATCTCGCCTTCGTTCGAAATCAAGCCAAGGGGATAGACATTGAAGGCGCCGCTCTCCGGGAGCCAATCGATGCCCCAGGACCGCTGCGGCAGCACTGCTTGCGGCGCACTTCCGCCGGGCATCAACAAGAATGTGCCCTCGCCCAGGGGACATGCCTCGCAATCGGTGCTCGATATCAGGACAGCATCATTGACGGGAGAGAGGGCGGCATAGGAGGCAAAGCACCCGTCGAAGGTCGTTGCTGCTTCTCCCTCCCCGGCCGCCACTGTCAACAGGTTTCTGGTGCCGCAGTCCTCGTCGTCCTCCGACGCCAGGTAGTGGCCAGCATCCAGCCATCCGACCAGGTTCCACGGCCACTTCACCCCAGCCGGCTGGGTGATGATCTCACCGTCTGCCAGGCGCACGGCCCAGGCGCCATCGGCCTGGTTGTAGCCGACGATCGCCCCGCCGAAGGGGGGAACCCAGCGCCCACCGAATTGCACGATGAACTCGCCATCCAGCGACCAGGTGGGATAGACGGCCTGGGATCCGCCGTCGGTGAGCTGAGTGATCTCGCCAGTGTCATAGGCATACACATATAGATCCGAGCTGGGGCCTTCGATCGCGCCAACAAATGCCAGATGCCGCCCCTCGCCGGGCTGCCAAGCGACGTTGTCGTACTGGGTGATGGCGTAGTAGGCAAAGGCCTGCGGGGTGAGGGGGTCGTTCAAGACATCCTCCGGCACGATGGTCTGCAGCGTGGCAAGGGCCCGGGACGCACCCTCCGGCAGGGAGATCTCCGTCAAGATGGGGCCGTGCTGAGACGCCGAGATGAAGGCCAGCCGGTCGCCGAGCGGAGAAATCGCCCGGTGCAGATCCGCCGGCCCGATGCCGGTGTCGGACAACCGAGTGAGGATGGAGCCGTCGGGGTTGGCAATCCAAATCCCCTCCGTCCCTTCGAACAGGATGTACGGCCCATCGGGGTTGAGCGAGGTGGGCGCAGGCGTGGCGGTCGGCACGGGGAGCACAGTCGGCGCCGGCTTCTGCGTCGTGACCGCAGCGGAGAATGCGGTTGGGCCGCCATCCGGCCCGGGAGCTGTCAGTGGTGCGCTCGCTGCCGGGGCGCAGGCCGCCAGCGCGAGGCCGACGGCCATCAAGATCATCCAGCTCGAACGTATTCCCTTTCGCATGCTTCCCAATTCCTCCATTTCCACCGGGATCAGACGCCGCCCCTGCCGGGCAAGCTGAGACGCTTCAGGTGAGGCGAGCAGTCTGCCCAGCCACGAAATCCTCGCCTCCGGTGGGTTGACATCCAAGTCCTCCTGGCAGCGGTCCTTGGCCGGAGACACCGTCCACGAGCAACTCCCCCGGCCGCCGGTTCGAGCCCGTCCGATCCCTCCGAATCCTTGGCGAGCGATCTGGATACTACCCGGCACAGCCTTCTCGCCCCGGAATTGGCTGTACTTCCCCGCGACCGGAGGAGATATGAACACCTACCAGCCGCAAACGGCCCGAGTGGGGTCCCCACCCATGATCAAGCCCGGGGTGAACCCAAGCGCATGGTCTCGCCGGGTGGCTCGATCTCACCTCGGTTGCTCCTCGAGTGAAGGGCTCGCCAGGCTGGTTCGGGTGCAAAGCTCGCCCGTCGTGTTTCGGCGGCCGAAAGGCCTTCAGCTCGCCAGGATCGAGATCGCCCAGGCCAACCCTGTACCCAAGACAATGGCGCCAAAGATCGTGAACGTGCGCCGGGTGCGAACACTGGCCGCCTGTGCCAGGCCGAACATGAATAGCGACACAGATAGCAGCGCCAGCACCGCCACGTAGCCGTCTCCCCTTCGACTCCAGCGCTGGTAGGCATCGGCCTGTTCGTTCTGCAACACCACCAGCCGATTGGCCTCGGCGAAGGTGTTGGCGATGTAGGCCTGGGGATCGGGCAGCGCATCCGGAGAATCCGCCATATAGGAGGGATCGGAGTAGAACACCGAGAGCGCACGGCCGCGCTCGACGCGTCCCTGGAGCACGGCGGCTCGCTGGCGAGCGAGGGCCGCGCTCTCCGCCTCCCCCTCGGCTTCCTGCTCCAACGCGGTGATCTCGAGCGAAAGCCCGTCCTGCATCTCTTTGGTCACCGACGCCAGCGTTGCGATGTCGTAGTCGGTGCGGATCCCCTGGCGGAACATCTCACCCGAGGCCAGCAGGGCGAACACCTGCGACTGCCGATTGGCGATCTCGGATCGGATTCCAGCGTCGGCCTGCAAGCCGACGATGATCGAGGCGGTGACGGTGGCACCCATGGTCAGCAGCAGCACCAGGCTGCGCCAGCGCTCGCTGGCGCCTGTGGTTGCGCTCATACCTCCACCCATCGAGCGGCCGCCCACAAGATCTCCACGCCGGCAATCCAGGACAGGCCGAAGAGGAAGAGCGCCACCCCAACGATCAGACTGCCCAGGCGACTCTTGCCGCGGGTGATCTCGCCCAGGCCCAGCCAGAACAGGCTGAGGGCGAGCAGGACTGTCCCGATGAAGTAGCCTCGCTGTTCAGCGTGGTAGAGTTCAGCCCGCCGGAAAGCGCCTTCTGGATCCAGCGCGGCCAGGTCGGCGTTCTCGGCCTGCAAGTCGGCAAAGCGTTGGGCTATGTCGAGTGAGCCGTCGGGGCGCGTATAGGACGGATCCGTGGACAGCGGCTCGCCGAGCAGCGCCAGATTCGACAGCACATACTTGCGCTGGTTGGCCGCCTGAGCCTGCAGCCCAGCATCGTCGCTGGCCTCCATGGCCTCGACTTCCGCAACCGCCAGCAGGTAGCGCTGGGCATGCGCCGCCTCCTGGTAGCTCTTCTGC
The sequence above is a segment of the Anaerolineales bacterium genome. Coding sequences within it:
- a CDS encoding tetratricopeptide repeat protein gives rise to the protein MARLELRLLGSPSVGLDGAPVEGFAFQKARALLYFLLKESHQPHAREALVGLLWPDMPEATARTNLRQALANLREAIGDEQAQPPFLSIRRDSLQFNEVSDHWTDVGEFTRLLDACKGHVHRHPDRCRACARRQEQAIHLYRRDFLAGFHLKEADPFEEWAAIQRERLHRRMAGALVRQANFYEATGELEHALSMLGRQLDLDPWMEEAHRERMRLLATVGRRSEALAQYEACRRVLSEELGVAPAPETVRLQAQILDGNLPGPAAAKVEAPRPLPLPAAPLIGRQRELAELADRLEDPGHRLVTLMGGSGVGKSRLALAAAQQVRSSFTGGVAFVPAETLDKAEQIPTAILAALAIDPAGPADPGEQLLEALRDRELLLVLDSLEHLLPAARALLMSLLENARKLSILVTSQERLGLQAEWCYEVEGLEVAPQSPQPGIQHVESVELFLERGRRINRRLGAEGRELADVHRICRLVEGIPLAIELAASAVDTRTCQEIAEGLEADMRSLAGQHHDLPDRHRSLAAALDHSWSLLGEDNRRFLRRLSVFRDGWEADAAAKVADAQPEDLQVLSDKSLIRRDRSGRFGFHALMQQHAQAMLLSADDAHEVQHNHLQYYKGLAEEAGPQLAGPSQVEWLPRLDQEVGNLRQALAWGIAQGETELASLLSLALARYWMIRGTLAEGQQWIESLLNLPQGPSISLRVRLHNRAGILAAMQRHFEQAEAHLLTSVELSRDLGDTQGEVMSLNSLGAMSIERGEYERARSYLESCLPSWRALDNPNGLASTLNNLGAVALLMEDYPAARQRFEESLPLFRDLGDRRMIAGVLYNLGDLSLKEGEIEKARAYLSESLSLRHAIGEVGGVAETLEGFARLAVGDGQAALAAQLFGAAASMRESVGVPHAPVNQGDYDQAVADTRRALGNEAFTQAWSMGSRLTREQVVTLAMNPR
- a CDS encoding ABC transporter permease, with the protein product MSVIWRKVLRDLWINRLRTLLVVLATTVGVFALGMVFGLSGLMRARMSESHSASRFPNVILYTDRFEQAFVESMRQERGVAAAEGEDYTTIRWRLEGETDWRDGTLQARLDYLDQQVNLFDLIDGVWPGHHAQASPANHVVAVERLSSSYFDIPMGATIEVDAPGRVRSLPIVGVARNTRVFPPQFGGDPVFYTTLETAAWLEGRDAGFTALNLLLESPESAGLDWQDEKEAGTYYTQRVEKQGFTVWYAETFKSDVHWFQSSIDGVLLILSVLGLLSLGLSGFLIANIMNATVTQQVWQIGVMKAVGATRGRVLRVYLVTALFYGVFALIFAIPLAAVAARSLAGMLLDLLNIPVGAMRIIPQAAILQVVMALVVPVTAALIPAYGGSRIRVARALSTYGIGGHFGSSWLDRLVGRVKGLPRPLALSLRNTFRRKTRLALTMITLVLAGLTFMMVMSLKASADRTIDVLLQGLGFDVLMTFDRPISIRRLKEVAEETPGTARAEVWSQMPAELDSLVGEPKQMFIWGVPGDSQLFAPRIVGGRNLQPDDRNAIVLNLDLATDEGIEVGDRIQLAIGEKEVDWEVVGLMLKIGNELTDNFVPYDSLARATQNAGRGWMLMVRSAEDSPQGREQLAKDLKSTFTARHMEPSMVQTADETRAQSEAQFDIIVYLLLAMAILAAGIGAVGLLSTFSINVYERRREIGVMRAIGATSRAVAG
- a CDS encoding ABC transporter ATP-binding protein, whose product is METSNGKIIDLRQVFKAYDTEAGSVMVLKDINLQVDPGEFVSIVGPSGSGKSTLLNMITGIDAPTDGEIHVAGHEIHGLNENDLARWRGRQVGVVFQFFQLLPTLTVLENVILPMDFCGVYARSEREGRAMHWLQRVGIPEQAHKLPSTLSGGQQQRAAIARALANDPPLVVADEPTGNLDSKTAREVFDLFDALDSEGKTMVVVTHDKALSERAERILHLLDGRIQRDEDVNGGYTR
- a CDS encoding GNAT family N-acetyltransferase yields the protein MPPGRPGAHPLGIEIVPLPPAARLQATEVLTRAFMHDPSYRRIFPEEDRRRSMTGLWQARLTTCLRYGQVLTTPGRAGVSCWLSPGNTDLTCWKILRTGVALPPAVVRFQPEPRWRFMDMVNATDRLRLQQMRLPHWYLWALGADLGRQRHGIGIALLEPILERAVRDGTPCYLETETEANPSFYPRRGFEDEIARLQLWSMARPPRPGSETGSGVA